One region of Azoarcus sp. CIB genomic DNA includes:
- a CDS encoding DUF802 domain-containing protein: MNRTICMAAFLVGLVAVFWVGAGYVGSSALALAMTAIIGAVYVTGAVELLRFHRTTAALARALDGVPEDLSHPGEWLRQLPPSVQNPVRLRIEGERAGLPGPAMTPYLVGLLVLLGMLGTFLGMVVTLNGAVIALESTTNLEAIRASLAAPVRGLGVAFGTSVAGVAASAMLGLISAVCRRERMQVAQVLDTRIGTSLRGFSLAHQRQETFKALQLQARVLPELVDKLQAMMEQMDRQGRELNERLVSGQERFHGDARETYAQLAASVDNSLKLSLTESARLAGETIRPVVAATMEGIARETSALQAHVADAVQTQLDGIAARFDSSVTRVAETWSAALATHERTSEHLSRQTQDALGAFAETFERRSGALLTSVEEAHAGLRADLAATTTGLAQETTALHTRLADTVERQLDGVADRFGGAVTAVADTWTAALASHERTSEHLGAELHKSLDAFAETFAQRSATLLATIGETTAAQQAQQAATDEARLAAHTRTLESMAASLQLEWHEAGAQTLARQEQICRTLGETAHEIAASAQAQASGTIDEVARLMHTAAEAPRAAAEVIGQLRQELSASIARDNGLLEERSRIMETLGTLLSAINHASTEQRSAIDSLVASATELLERAGTRFSASIETESARIAGVAGEITGGAAEVASLSEAFGFAVQLFAESNDRMMATLARIEGALEKSLTRSDEQLAYYVAQAREIIDLSIMSQRQIVEDLQQLPGRQAALAGEV; the protein is encoded by the coding sequence ATGAATAGAACCATCTGTATGGCGGCCTTCCTCGTAGGCCTGGTCGCCGTGTTCTGGGTCGGCGCCGGATATGTCGGCTCCAGCGCGCTGGCGCTGGCCATGACGGCGATCATCGGCGCGGTCTATGTGACGGGCGCGGTGGAATTGCTGCGTTTCCACCGCACCACGGCTGCCCTGGCGCGCGCGCTGGACGGGGTCCCCGAGGATCTGTCGCACCCGGGCGAATGGCTGCGTCAGCTGCCGCCGTCCGTGCAGAACCCGGTGCGCCTGCGCATCGAAGGCGAGCGCGCCGGGCTGCCCGGCCCGGCGATGACGCCCTACCTCGTCGGCCTGCTGGTGCTGCTGGGCATGCTCGGCACCTTCCTCGGCATGGTCGTGACGCTCAATGGCGCCGTCATCGCGCTGGAAAGCACCACCAACCTGGAGGCGATCCGCGCTTCGCTCGCGGCCCCGGTGCGCGGCCTGGGGGTCGCGTTCGGCACCTCCGTGGCAGGCGTGGCGGCGTCCGCGATGCTGGGCCTGATCTCGGCCGTCTGCCGGCGCGAGCGCATGCAGGTCGCGCAAGTGCTCGACACCCGGATCGGCACCTCGCTGCGCGGCTTCTCGCTCGCGCATCAGCGCCAGGAAACCTTTAAGGCGCTGCAGCTGCAGGCGCGGGTGTTGCCCGAACTGGTCGACAAGCTGCAGGCGATGATGGAGCAGATGGACCGGCAGGGCAGGGAACTGAATGAGCGCCTCGTGTCCGGGCAGGAACGCTTCCACGGCGACGCGCGCGAGACGTACGCGCAACTGGCCGCCTCGGTGGACAACTCCCTCAAGCTCAGCCTGACCGAAAGCGCCCGGCTCGCCGGCGAAACGATCCGGCCCGTGGTCGCTGCGACGATGGAAGGCATCGCCCGCGAGACGAGCGCGCTGCAGGCGCACGTGGCCGACGCGGTGCAGACCCAGCTCGACGGCATCGCAGCGCGCTTCGACAGCAGCGTCACCCGGGTCGCGGAGACCTGGAGCGCGGCGCTCGCGACGCACGAGCGCACCAGCGAGCACCTCAGCCGGCAGACGCAGGATGCGCTGGGCGCCTTTGCCGAAACCTTCGAACGGCGCTCGGGTGCGCTGCTGACTTCCGTGGAAGAGGCGCACGCAGGCCTGCGCGCGGATCTCGCCGCCACGACGACCGGGCTGGCGCAGGAGACGACCGCGCTGCATACGCGCCTCGCCGACACTGTGGAACGGCAGCTCGACGGCGTCGCCGACCGTTTCGGCGGGGCGGTCACCGCCGTGGCCGATACCTGGACAGCAGCGCTCGCGAGCCACGAGCGCACGAGCGAACACCTCGGCGCGGAACTGCACAAATCGCTCGACGCCTTCGCCGAGACCTTCGCGCAGCGCTCCGCCACGCTGCTCGCCACGATCGGCGAAACGACGGCTGCCCAGCAGGCGCAGCAGGCCGCGACGGACGAGGCGCGGCTCGCCGCGCACACCCGGACGCTGGAGTCGATGGCAGCCTCGCTGCAGCTGGAATGGCACGAAGCCGGCGCGCAGACCCTCGCGCGGCAGGAGCAGATCTGCAGGACCCTGGGCGAGACGGCGCACGAGATCGCCGCCTCGGCACAGGCACAGGCCAGCGGCACCATCGACGAAGTGGCCCGCCTCATGCACACGGCAGCCGAAGCGCCGCGCGCCGCGGCCGAGGTCATCGGCCAGCTGCGACAGGAACTCTCCGCCAGCATCGCGCGCGACAACGGGCTCCTCGAGGAGCGCAGCCGCATCATGGAAACGCTGGGGACGCTGCTGTCCGCGATCAATCACGCCTCGACCGAGCAGCGTTCGGCGATCGACTCGCTGGTGGCCTCGGCGACCGAACTGCTGGAGCGTGCGGGGACGCGGTTCTCCGCCAGCATCGAGACGGAATCGGCGCGGATCGCCGGCGTGGCGGGCGAGATCACCGGCGGCGCCGCCGAGGTGGCCAGCCTGAGCGAGGCCTTTGGTTTCGCCGTGCAGCTCTTCGCCGAGTCCAACGACCGGATGATGGCGACGCTTGCGCGCATCGAAGGTGCGCTCGAAAAGTCCCTGACGCGCAGCGACGAGCAGCTCGCCTACTACGTCGCGCAGGCGCGCGAGATCATCGACTTGTCGATCATGTCGCAACGGCAGATCGTCGAAGACCTGCAGCAGCTGCCCGGCCGGCAGGCAGCGCTCGCCGGCGAGGTGTGA
- a CDS encoding DUF3348 domain-containing protein produces the protein MAQGLSRTHINGSGLVRALGGLTAADVPASKQSFADRLGQWLGFADALTLYSALNAGNSGGAAAAATAVSQDAAALRQAMARARDALTESITNDGVFRPGPARIELPTPDPQTPVEKAADFAPYHRYYLAHQRDMAVRIGPLRGTVRAALQGRAASLGRLAALDAVMDQALAARERDLLASVPAFLGRRFEQRYDAHCATLAETQTADDVVRWMQPGGWLAEFCRELQSVLLAELDLRLQPIAGLIAALDDEMTRKQ, from the coding sequence ATGGCGCAAGGCTTGTCGCGTACGCATATCAACGGTTCCGGGCTGGTCCGCGCGCTCGGCGGGCTGACGGCCGCCGACGTGCCGGCGTCGAAGCAGTCCTTTGCCGACCGGCTCGGCCAATGGCTCGGCTTCGCGGACGCGCTCACGCTGTATTCCGCGCTCAATGCCGGGAACTCGGGCGGCGCGGCGGCTGCCGCTACCGCGGTGTCGCAGGACGCGGCGGCGCTGCGGCAGGCGATGGCGCGCGCGCGCGACGCGCTGACGGAGTCGATCACGAACGACGGTGTGTTCAGGCCCGGCCCGGCGCGGATCGAACTGCCGACTCCCGACCCGCAGACGCCAGTGGAAAAGGCGGCCGACTTCGCGCCCTACCATCGCTACTATCTCGCGCACCAGCGGGACATGGCAGTGCGCATCGGCCCGCTGCGGGGGACGGTACGCGCGGCGCTGCAGGGGCGGGCGGCCTCCCTCGGGCGGCTCGCCGCGCTCGACGCGGTGATGGATCAGGCACTGGCCGCGCGGGAGCGCGACTTGCTGGCGAGCGTGCCGGCATTCCTCGGCCGGCGTTTCGAGCAACGCTACGACGCGCACTGCGCGACGCTGGCCGAAACGCAGACGGCGGATGATGTGGTCCGGTGGATGCAGCCGGGCGGGTGGCTGGCGGAGTTCTGCCGGGAGCTGCAGTCCGTGCTGCTGGCGGAGCTGGATCTTCGGCTGCAGCCGATCGCAGGGCTGATCGCAGCTCTCGACGACGAGATGACAAGGAAGCAATGA
- a CDS encoding ABC transporter substrate-binding protein, whose amino-acid sequence MKRRSIIAGLGLLLLFGSAQAETIRVAIGTQDPTINTATGGLIIRELKLLEKYLPKEGKYKDAQWDIQWKSFTSGPPLTNEQVAGKLDIGSMADFPAVLNYAAHLKAGKKTLFITALSGSTTGSGNGIVVPANSPVHSLADLKGKQISVPFGSTAHNLLLRAITAQGWDPEKDVNLVSQAPDVGGSALQANKIDAHADFVPFAELLPYRGFARKIYDGAQAKNPTFHGTLVDAEYAAKYPEVVVAYLRASIEADQLVAAEPEKFSELIEKITGIEAEVNYLFHGPLGIQTRDQTWKPEYRAATKTAAATLKLLKRTDTDLDIDAFIDDRFIRAAYQQAGLDYEARLKDYGRSPLKAKDAKTGETISDPQQVAQVWIAGEPQVRHYASPRNALEAAKAAEAAGKKVRVLYAHDRNTGIKILANQAWFARDTKGSLSAFLLKEDAEAWSKAKGGTVLDYAAASAGVASAAVASAK is encoded by the coding sequence ATGAAACGCCGTTCGATCATTGCCGGCCTCGGCCTCCTGCTCCTGTTCGGGAGCGCACAAGCGGAAACCATCCGCGTCGCCATCGGCACGCAGGATCCGACCATCAACACCGCCACCGGCGGCCTGATCATCCGCGAGCTGAAGTTGCTGGAAAAGTACCTGCCCAAAGAGGGCAAGTACAAGGATGCGCAGTGGGACATCCAGTGGAAGAGCTTCACCTCCGGCCCTCCGCTGACCAACGAACAGGTCGCGGGCAAGCTCGACATCGGCTCGATGGCGGACTTCCCCGCCGTGCTGAACTACGCCGCCCACCTCAAGGCCGGCAAGAAGACGCTGTTCATCACGGCGCTGTCGGGCAGCACCACGGGCAGCGGCAACGGCATCGTCGTCCCGGCGAACTCGCCGGTGCATAGTCTCGCGGATCTCAAGGGCAAGCAGATCTCGGTGCCCTTCGGTTCGACCGCCCACAATCTGCTGCTGCGGGCGATCACCGCGCAAGGTTGGGATCCGGAAAAGGACGTCAATCTCGTGTCGCAGGCGCCGGACGTGGGCGGCAGCGCGCTGCAGGCCAACAAGATCGACGCGCACGCCGACTTCGTGCCCTTTGCCGAGCTGCTTCCATACCGCGGTTTCGCACGCAAGATCTACGACGGTGCTCAGGCGAAGAACCCGACCTTCCATGGCACGCTCGTCGATGCGGAGTACGCGGCGAAGTATCCGGAGGTCGTCGTCGCCTACCTGCGCGCTTCCATCGAGGCCGACCAGCTGGTCGCCGCCGAGCCGGAAAAATTCAGCGAGCTGATCGAGAAGATCACCGGCATCGAGGCCGAGGTGAACTACCTGTTCCACGGCCCCCTGGGCATCCAGACCCGCGACCAGACGTGGAAGCCCGAGTACCGGGCGGCGACGAAGACCGCCGCGGCGACGCTGAAGCTGCTCAAGCGCACCGACACCGATCTCGACATCGACGCGTTCATCGACGACCGCTTCATCCGCGCCGCCTACCAGCAGGCCGGGCTCGACTACGAGGCGAGGCTCAAGGACTACGGCAGGTCGCCGCTGAAGGCCAAGGACGCCAAGACCGGCGAGACCATCTCCGATCCGCAGCAGGTGGCCCAGGTGTGGATCGCCGGCGAGCCGCAGGTGCGGCACTACGCCTCGCCGCGCAACGCGCTGGAGGCGGCCAAGGCGGCGGAGGCCGCGGGCAAGAAAGTGCGCGTGCTGTATGCCCACGATCGCAACACCGGCATCAAGATCTTGGCCAACCAGGCATGGTTTGCCCGTGACACCAAGGGCAGCCTGTCGGCCTTCCTGCTGAAGGAGGACGCCGAGGCCTGGAGCAAGGCCAAGGGCGGCACCGTGCTCGACTATGCTGCCGCTTCGGCCGGCGTCGCGTCCGCGGCCGTCGCCTCGGCGAAGTGA
- a CDS encoding ABC transporter permease, with amino-acid sequence MSASAIALSPAAASATAPATPEISAGGFLAGWWAGLRLDRIALRVLALILCVAFWQAASVHHLDLGVVTFRFVPAPTEVAAAAWGLFQSPKLFAHVTNSLIRVFAGFGVAALLGIALGLVIGRSRWLEDTLLPPLEVMRPIPGVAWIPLAILMFPSSELSMVFITFMGALFPVLLNTIHGVEAIDRRLVASSRSLGAGRWSVFAEVVLPGALPSIVTGLAIGMGTSWFCLVTAEMIAGQYGIGYYTWESYTLQNYADIVVGMLFIGAFGMASSGLIKLLGRLLMPWYRIQERHA; translated from the coding sequence ATGTCCGCCAGCGCCATCGCACTTTCACCTGCAGCGGCATCAGCGACGGCACCTGCCACGCCGGAAATCTCCGCCGGGGGTTTCCTAGCGGGCTGGTGGGCGGGCTTGCGCCTCGATCGGATTGCGCTGCGCGTGCTGGCCCTGATCCTGTGCGTCGCCTTCTGGCAGGCAGCCTCGGTGCATCACCTCGACCTCGGCGTCGTCACCTTCCGCTTCGTGCCGGCACCGACCGAGGTCGCGGCCGCCGCCTGGGGCCTGTTCCAGTCGCCCAAGCTGTTCGCCCATGTCACCAACAGCCTGATCCGCGTCTTCGCCGGCTTCGGCGTGGCCGCGCTGCTGGGGATCGCGCTGGGCCTCGTCATAGGACGCTCGCGCTGGCTGGAGGACACGCTGTTGCCGCCGCTCGAGGTGATGCGGCCGATTCCGGGCGTGGCGTGGATTCCGCTCGCGATCCTGATGTTTCCGTCGTCGGAGCTGAGCATGGTCTTCATCACCTTCATGGGCGCGCTGTTTCCGGTGCTGCTCAACACCATCCACGGCGTCGAGGCCATCGACCGGCGCCTGGTCGCGTCGTCGCGCAGCCTGGGCGCCGGGCGCTGGTCGGTGTTCGCCGAAGTGGTGCTGCCGGGCGCGCTGCCCAGCATCGTCACCGGCCTTGCTATCGGCATGGGCACGTCGTGGTTCTGCCTGGTCACGGCGGAGATGATCGCCGGCCAGTACGGCATCGGCTACTACACCTGGGAGTCCTACACCTTGCAGAACTATGCGGACATCGTCGTCGGCATGCTGTTCATCGGCGCCTTCGGCATGGCCAGCAGCGGCCTGATCAAGCTGCTCGGGCGGCTGCTGATGCCGTGGTACCGCATCCAGGAGCGCCACGCATGA
- a CDS encoding ABC transporter ATP-binding protein: MSTAVSTPKAGRIELDDIAIHLPGKVRFEAVRNITTTIAGGEFVSIIGPSGCGKSTLLNAVAGYLQPSSGHLRVDGEAVSGPGSDRGMVFQHHSLLPWRTALDNVAFGLKMSGVGRRERRERAEEFLQLVGLRGFSDRYPAQLSGGMQQRVEIARVLINNPRVVLMDEPFGALDAQTRERMQQLLLDIWGRLQPTVLFVTHDIDEALVLSDRVLVMTHRPGRIREEIAVDLPRRRPEDITVSPEFIALKKRCLALVQDEVRRSLVGGLEAPRIELPVEA; this comes from the coding sequence ATGAGCACCGCCGTTTCCACGCCGAAGGCCGGGCGCATCGAACTGGACGACATCGCCATCCACCTGCCCGGCAAGGTGCGCTTCGAGGCCGTGCGCAACATCACGACGACGATCGCCGGCGGCGAGTTCGTCAGCATCATCGGGCCGTCCGGCTGCGGCAAATCCACGCTGCTCAACGCGGTGGCCGGTTACCTGCAGCCGAGCAGCGGACACCTGCGCGTCGATGGCGAAGCGGTGTCGGGTCCGGGCTCGGATCGCGGCATGGTGTTCCAGCACCATTCGCTGCTGCCATGGCGCACGGCGCTGGACAACGTCGCCTTCGGCCTGAAGATGAGCGGCGTCGGCCGGCGCGAACGCCGCGAGCGGGCGGAGGAATTCCTGCAACTGGTGGGCCTCAGGGGGTTCTCCGATCGCTATCCGGCACAGCTCTCGGGCGGCATGCAGCAGCGGGTGGAAATTGCGCGCGTGCTGATAAACAACCCGCGCGTGGTGCTGATGGACGAGCCCTTCGGCGCGCTCGACGCGCAAACGCGCGAGCGCATGCAGCAGCTGCTGCTGGACATCTGGGGCCGCCTGCAGCCGACGGTGCTGTTCGTCACCCACGACATCGACGAAGCGCTGGTGCTTTCGGACCGCGTGCTGGTGATGACGCACCGGCCGGGGCGAATACGCGAGGAGATCGCCGTCGATCTGCCGCGCCGGCGCCCCGAGGACATCACCGTGTCGCCGGAATTCATCGCCCTGAAGAAGCGCTGTCTCGCGCTCGTGCAGGACGAAGTTCGCCGTTCGCTCGTCGGCGGCCTCGAGGCCCCGCGCATCGAGCTTCCGGTCGAAGCCTAA
- a CDS encoding fumarate reductase/succinate dehydrogenase flavoprotein subunit produces the protein MSTKELTVDILVIGGGTAGPIAAIKAKAKAPHLKVLLLDKANVKRAGAIAEGMDSVNNAVIPGHATPEQYVKEITIANDGIVNQAAINAYAVRSHDMIRELDSWGVKFEKDETGDYAVKKVHHLGAYVLPMPEGYNVKKVIFKQLRKQGVAVSNRLTTTRLLVGSDGRIAGAMALDSRSGEFVVIRAKAVVLCTGAAGRLGLPSSGYLFGTYENPTNAGDGYSMAYHAGAELSGLECFQINPLIKDYNGPACAYVTGPFGGYTVNAKGERFIKSDYWSGQMMLEFWRELEGGNGPVFLKLDHLADETVTKIENVLHITERPTRGLFHEGRGTDYRTDLVEMHISEIGLCGGHSASGVWVDEHARTTVPGLYAAGDLCNVAHNYMLGAMVFGQIAGEDAVDFIADKELAEIDAAAVAAERERIFAPLLREEGIPPTQIEYKLRRMVNDYLQPPKVTRKMLIGLQRFAEIRADLEHIKANNPHELMRAMEVHAILDCAELAAAASLYRTESRWGLYHYRTDYPERNDAEWFHFVEVRKGADGRPECFKRPVPPYLYPIDADERDAYDQLRVDDPVAA, from the coding sequence ATGAGCACAAAAGAACTCACCGTCGACATCCTCGTCATCGGCGGCGGCACGGCCGGCCCCATCGCGGCGATCAAGGCGAAAGCGAAGGCGCCGCACCTGAAGGTGCTGCTGCTGGACAAGGCCAACGTCAAGCGCGCCGGCGCGATCGCCGAGGGCATGGACAGCGTGAACAACGCCGTCATCCCCGGCCACGCGACGCCCGAGCAGTACGTCAAGGAGATCACCATCGCCAACGACGGCATCGTGAACCAGGCGGCGATCAATGCCTACGCCGTGCGCAGTCACGACATGATCCGCGAGCTCGACTCCTGGGGCGTGAAGTTCGAAAAGGACGAGACGGGCGACTACGCGGTCAAGAAGGTGCATCACCTGGGCGCCTACGTGCTGCCCATGCCCGAGGGCTACAACGTCAAGAAGGTGATCTTCAAGCAGTTGCGCAAGCAGGGCGTGGCGGTCAGCAACCGGCTGACCACGACGCGCCTGCTGGTCGGCAGCGATGGCCGCATCGCGGGCGCGATGGCGCTCGATTCGCGCAGCGGCGAGTTCGTCGTCATCCGCGCCAAGGCGGTGGTGCTGTGTACCGGCGCCGCCGGCCGCCTGGGCCTGCCTTCCTCCGGCTACCTGTTCGGCACCTACGAGAACCCGACCAACGCCGGCGACGGCTACAGCATGGCCTATCACGCCGGGGCCGAACTGTCGGGCCTCGAATGCTTCCAGATCAATCCGCTGATCAAGGACTACAACGGCCCCGCCTGCGCTTACGTCACCGGCCCCTTCGGCGGCTACACCGTCAATGCCAAGGGCGAGCGCTTCATCAAGAGCGATTACTGGAGCGGCCAGATGATGCTGGAGTTCTGGCGCGAACTCGAAGGCGGCAACGGCCCGGTGTTCCTCAAGCTCGACCACCTCGCCGACGAGACGGTGACGAAGATCGAGAACGTCCTGCACATCACCGAGCGCCCGACGCGCGGCCTGTTCCACGAGGGACGCGGCACGGACTACCGCACAGACCTGGTGGAGATGCATATCTCGGAGATCGGCCTGTGCGGCGGGCACAGCGCCTCCGGCGTGTGGGTAGACGAACATGCGCGCACGACGGTGCCCGGCCTATATGCCGCCGGCGACCTGTGCAACGTGGCGCACAACTACATGCTGGGCGCGATGGTCTTCGGCCAGATCGCGGGCGAGGACGCGGTGGACTTCATCGCCGACAAGGAACTGGCGGAGATCGACGCAGCCGCCGTCGCGGCGGAGCGGGAACGCATCTTCGCCCCGCTGCTGCGCGAGGAAGGCATTCCGCCGACGCAGATCGAATACAAGCTGCGCCGCATGGTGAACGACTACCTGCAGCCGCCGAAAGTCACGCGCAAGATGCTGATCGGACTGCAGCGCTTCGCCGAGATCCGCGCCGACCTCGAGCACATCAAGGCGAACAATCCCCACGAGCTGATGCGCGCGATGGAGGTGCATGCGATCCTCGACTGCGCCGAGTTGGCCGCTGCCGCTTCGCTCTACCGCACCGAGAGCCGCTGGGGTCTGTACCACTATCGCACCGACTACCCGGAGCGCAACGACGCCGAGTGGTTCCACTTCGTCGAGGTCAGGAAGGGCGCCGACGGCCGGCCGGAATGCTTCAAGCGCCCGGTGCCGCCTTATCTCTACCCCATCGACGCCGACGAGCGCGATGCCTACGACCAGCTGCGGGTCGACGACCCCGTGGCCGCCTGA
- a CDS encoding 4Fe-4S dicluster domain-containing protein, producing the protein MPTIENRAVASVIVDPDKCIADKGCRVCIDVCPTDILVLDPAQGKVRMAYDECWYCLPCEHDCPTKAIRVEIPYLLR; encoded by the coding sequence ATGCCTACCATCGAAAACCGCGCCGTCGCCTCCGTCATCGTCGACCCGGACAAGTGCATCGCCGACAAGGGCTGCCGCGTCTGTATCGACGTCTGCCCCACCGACATCCTCGTGCTCGATCCGGCGCAGGGCAAGGTCCGCATGGCCTATGACGAGTGCTGGTACTGCCTGCCGTGCGAACACGATTGCCCGACCAAGGCGATCCGGGTTGAAATCCCCTACCTGCTGCGCTGA
- a CDS encoding HEAT repeat domain-containing protein, producing MSDYDPEIAAVLPRLTDGDPAVRHIALRDIADFADDYPELFSRAARDADAGVRLEAALALEGATDDDAIDALVALLGDANGEVVAAASTALAEILDPTAAPALLRNLPRVQGEARAAVLAGLRQLRHPAALAPALTALDDALPAVRRAAVGVLAYLKNDTALPALERRIIEDDDPAVRKAAVAALTFAPVGSPLPSLLRALKDTDWQVRHEAAITLGRIRPPDATDSLIAALADSSWEVRQKSAAALGAYRVAQAIPALGEALDHPISNVRKEAASALGAIGHAAAIPALERATADPDVEVRKIAGRALAQLTAKA from the coding sequence ATGAGTGACTACGATCCCGAAATCGCCGCCGTCCTGCCGCGCCTGACGGACGGCGACCCTGCCGTGCGGCACATCGCCCTGCGCGACATCGCCGACTTTGCCGACGACTACCCGGAACTGTTCAGCCGCGCGGCCCGCGACGCCGACGCCGGCGTGCGTCTCGAAGCCGCCCTCGCCCTGGAAGGCGCGACCGACGACGACGCGATCGATGCGCTGGTTGCGCTGCTCGGGGACGCCAACGGCGAGGTCGTCGCCGCGGCAAGCACGGCCCTCGCCGAAATCCTCGACCCGACCGCCGCGCCGGCATTGCTGCGCAACCTGCCCCGGGTGCAGGGCGAGGCCCGCGCCGCGGTGCTCGCCGGCCTGCGCCAGCTGCGCCATCCCGCCGCGCTGGCGCCGGCCCTGACGGCGCTCGACGACGCCCTGCCCGCCGTACGCCGTGCGGCCGTCGGCGTGCTGGCTTATCTGAAGAACGACACCGCGCTGCCGGCGCTCGAGCGGCGCATCATCGAAGATGACGACCCGGCGGTGCGCAAGGCCGCGGTCGCCGCCCTCACCTTCGCGCCGGTGGGCAGTCCCCTGCCTTCGCTGCTGCGCGCGCTGAAGGACACCGACTGGCAGGTGCGACACGAAGCCGCGATCACCCTCGGACGGATACGCCCACCCGACGCCACCGATTCCTTGATCGCCGCACTCGCGGACTCGTCCTGGGAAGTGCGGCAGAAATCGGCCGCAGCACTCGGCGCCTATCGCGTGGCGCAGGCGATCCCCGCCCTCGGCGAGGCGCTCGACCACCCGATCAGCAACGTGCGCAAGGAAGCGGCCAGTGCCCTCGGTGCCATCGGCCATGCCGCGGCGATTCCGGCTCTGGAGCGGGCGACGGCGGACCCGGACGTCGAGGTGCGCAAGATCGCCGGACGTGCCCTCGCCCAACTGACCGCGAAGGCATGA
- a CDS encoding 4Fe-4S binding protein: protein MNRATPLPRRFGDALRDNRPAIAVVQWAFVVLYLVLLIAPALVSADDANADVLHSLGRFAEALFWGVWWPGVILSVMLIGQFWCGLLCPDGTLTEFASRHGRGGKIPGWLRWPSLPLAAFAVISVFEYALQAHDTPRGTLLAIGTMTALALACGVFVGRGKRVWCRYACPVGGIFSLLARCAVLHFRVDRSAWDAAPRPIPKPVDCPALLDIRRLRSNEKCNMCARCSGHRNAVAMAWRAPGEEIAALREDEARPWEAAGIVFVLIGLLYGALHWQHSPWHHALLACGLPAMPAAVAAVLLPALVLGCGTALLLAVASGGRRLTATRLAYALIPLGGFGLFLGAMEHALHILHGEGFAVAPLLPWLRAAVLLPATLWSARAGCVILGNGTAARTGFIAGSAVLALAWQFAPHSFAA from the coding sequence ATGAACCGCGCGACGCCCCTGCCCCGCCGCTTCGGTGACGCCCTGCGCGACAACCGGCCGGCGATTGCCGTGGTGCAGTGGGCGTTCGTCGTGCTCTACCTCGTGCTGCTGATCGCACCGGCGCTGGTATCGGCGGATGACGCGAATGCCGACGTCCTGCACAGCCTGGGCCGCTTCGCCGAGGCGCTGTTCTGGGGCGTGTGGTGGCCGGGCGTGATCCTGTCGGTAATGCTGATCGGCCAGTTCTGGTGCGGCCTGCTGTGCCCCGACGGCACGCTGACCGAATTCGCCAGCCGCCACGGCAGGGGCGGCAAGATTCCCGGCTGGCTGCGCTGGCCGTCGCTGCCGCTCGCAGCCTTCGCCGTCATCAGCGTGTTCGAGTACGCGTTGCAGGCGCACGATACGCCGCGCGGCACCCTGCTCGCGATCGGCACGATGACCGCTCTGGCGCTCGCCTGCGGGGTTTTCGTCGGTCGTGGCAAGCGCGTCTGGTGTCGCTACGCCTGCCCGGTGGGCGGCATCTTCTCGCTGCTCGCCCGCTGTGCCGTGCTGCACTTCCGGGTGGACCGCTCGGCGTGGGATGCCGCGCCGCGGCCGATCCCGAAGCCCGTGGACTGCCCCGCGCTGCTCGACATCCGGCGTCTCCGCAGCAACGAGAAGTGCAACATGTGCGCCCGCTGCAGCGGCCACCGCAACGCCGTGGCCATGGCCTGGCGCGCGCCGGGCGAGGAGATCGCGGCGCTGCGCGAGGACGAGGCGCGGCCGTGGGAAGCGGCAGGCATCGTCTTCGTCCTCATCGGCCTGCTCTACGGCGCCCTGCACTGGCAGCACAGCCCCTGGCACCACGCACTGCTCGCCTGCGGCCTTCCCGCGATGCCCGCCGCGGTCGCCGCCGTCCTGCTGCCCGCACTCGTGCTCGGCTGCGGCACGGCCCTGCTGCTGGCCGTCGCCAGCGGCGGCCGGCGCCTCACCGCGACCCGCCTGGCCTACGCGCTGATTCCCCTCGGCGGTTTCGGACTGTTCCTCGGCGCCATGGAACATGCGCTGCACATCCTGCACGGCGAGGGCTTTGCCGTCGCCCCGCTGCTGCCCTGGCTGCGGGCCGCCGTGCTGCTGCCGGCCACGCTGTGGTCAGCCCGTGCCGGCTGCGTGATTCTCGGCAACGGCACTGCCGCACGGACGGGCTTCATTGCGGGAAGCGCCGTGCTCGCCCTCGCGTGGCAGTTCGCCCCCCACTCCTTCGCCGCCTGA